TGGATTTCCTCTAAGGGCGAGTTGTATTTGGAGGAAGAGAGATTTGCCTGGGAAAGCTCTCGGATTCTTGAGGGGTTCCATACCTGTTCGCCCAGCCGCTTCCTTGTGCCCCGCGACCTCCAGCCCCATTATCCCTCCCCGCACCAGTCCGCCCTATGTCACACCCGTTACACTTTATAGAAGTTAATTTCAGGCcatctttttgtttcctctttcctttggggggggtggtaattaggtttatttatttattcttagaggaggttctagggattgaacccaggacctcatgcatgctaagcatgcactataccacttgagctacaccctccccccaatttgGGGCCATCTTTAATGGGCAGGAACCATGCTGAACTATCCTCAGCCTCACCATCACAGGGCTGGGCGAGACTCCAAGTGAACAAAAGGAATGATAGTCTTTTATGTCACCTCCATTAGTGAGCCTCAACTTGTGATTATGTCTGGGAGCTCGTTGAGGGCAGGGGCCTTGTCTGTGCCCCTGGACTTCGCCGATGAAGAATCCTAACAGTccagaggccccaggaggagCCTACCGAGAAACAGCAATGTTGGGGTTTGCCCTGCTGCCACCTCTAGAGTGCCTTGAATCTGATGGTGGCGGCAGAGTTCCTGTGAGTCCGATCCACCTTTGTCCCTTGGACATACAGGaagccccaggaggcaggcaaTGAGTGAGAGAAATGTCAGCTCCGCAGAGCCGTTTCCTCCCCTAGGGCACTCCGACTGCTGATTCTCTGCCTCCTGGGGCTCCTTGGAGTCTGGGGCCTTCTCTGATCCTTGTTTATGACCGCACCTGTCCCCACCGTAGGCTCTGGTGCATAGGAAGCGCCTGGAGGCGGCAATGAACAGAAACATGGCCGGGGCTCCTGCAGAGCCTTACGCTGTCTCCATTAAAGCACCCTGAATTTTGACCACGCAGTGCTTCGCGCTCCTTGGGATGCAGGGGTCCTGGGCCACCCTAATCTGTGCGCCCATCTGCCTTCAGCATAGGCTTCTGAAGGCCAGATCTTGCCTAGAAAACACGGCCAGGGCGCCCCCGGGCCGCGCCCGCCGCACCCAGCTCAGCTCAGGTGACCAGGCGGGCGCCGGGCACACCTGGCGCAGTCCCCTGACCCCGCCCCGGGCCGGGCCGCACCCGGAACGCGGAACGCTCTCGGTCGGAGCCAGCCGCGGCCGCGGAGCAGGGCCATGGCGGCGGCGCCGGCGGTGTGCGCCTCGCAGGGGCCCCCGCCCGGCGCACCGTCCACGCCGGCGGGCGCGCCAGTGCCGGCGTCCGGCCTGGGCCGCTGCCGGATGGCGCTGCTTCTGGCCGTGGCGCTGGACGTGGCGGGCATGGCGGCGCTGCTGACCGGCGTGTTCGCGCAGCTGCAGGTGCGCGGCCGCGACTTCGGCGACCTGCTCATCTACTCGGGCGCGCTGCTCGTCTTCCTGAGCCTGCTGGGCTGGATCCTCTGGTACACCGGCAACATCGAGATCTCGCGCCAGGAGCTGGAGCGCGACTACGGCCTGCGGCCCTCGGCTCTGGCCCGCCTGGCGCGAAAACTCTCCCGCCGCTGGTCGGCGCCGGCTTCCTCCTCCGCCGGCAGGCGCGGCGCGCCTGGCTCCCGGGGAGCGCGCCGCGCCGCCCGCACGCCCCCGCCGCCCTCCGCCGGCTCCCGCCGCGTGCGCCTGCAGCTCGCCACGCTCGAGGCCGGGCCTGGGGCGGCGGGTGCTGGCGCCGAGTGAGCCCGAGGTGAGGGGCGGGGAGGCGAGGCGGGGCGGAGGGGAAACGGAGAgccagaagagagggagagacagaaggagaactggagagagagtgggagagggtgAAGGACAGAGGGGGGCACATGGAGAGACAtcgaggagagagggaaaggtggagagaggcagagggacaacGGTAGAGGGCAAGACTGGAAAGGAGAAGAGCAGAGAGCCAGAGGATGAAGACCCAGAGACGCAGACAAAGGTGCAGACTTGGGAGAGACAGATAAGACGCTGCCCCCACAAATGAGGGCTGGAGAGTCACCATTAGCTCCTCTAACACTTGGACATTTGTTCCTGTGCACCAGTCCCCAGGTGCACCAGGTCCCATttcccatttaatcctctcaTTGAGTCTCTGAGGTCACTACTGTGACTATCCCCATCCCGGGGCCGACACTGAGGCCCCAACAGGTGCCATGTCTTCTTCAAGGGGAGCTACCTCTTGTGCTCTCCAAAGTGTACTCCTCTGTCACTCCCTCTTGCCTTTTGGCCGACTCCAAGCCACTTACTATGTGTACCCCCCACATTTCAGTGCCCCTcatctcctgccttctctgcagTTATTACAGCATCCCTCAGTCCACGGATGGCCAGGCTGTCTCATGCCAGCTGGCCTCCGTCCATGCCTTCACCTACACCAGGAGTGCCCTTGTTGTCTGTACTCCACATGGAAAACTTCCCATGTGTCTTTTAAGATCCAACTCTATTTCAATGTCTTTCTCTGGGTCTTCACATTGTCTGAGTTACCTCTGTTATTGCTTCTGTCACCGTGTGTTTTATCTGTGTGCTGATACTGTCTCTCCCACACAACAGGGAGCCCCCTTAGGGTAAGACCTGGGTCTCTGGTGTCTTTGTTCTTAGCATTCCCCAGCAAAGAGTGAACTTTGCTGGGGAATGCTAAGGTGGGTGGATGGATTGGGTGGGTGGATAGAGggataaatggatgaattgtTGATGGATAAATAGGTGGTGGATGGCTGGATGTGGTTGGATTGATGGATAGATGAGTGACACATGGATAGATGAATTGGttgatgaatggatgggtgaatggatatggTGGGATGGATGACGGATGGCAGATGGGTGAATGGGTGGTTGGATGGATGTTTGGGCCTAtgggtaggtaga
This region of Camelus ferus isolate YT-003-E chromosome 9, BCGSAC_Cfer_1.0, whole genome shotgun sequence genomic DNA includes:
- the TMEM238 gene encoding transmembrane protein 238, which produces MAAAPAVCASQGPPPGAPSTPAGAPVPASGLGRCRMALLLAVALDVAGMAALLTGVFAQLQVRGRDFGDLLIYSGALLVFLSLLGWILWYTGNIEISRQELERDYGLRPSALARLARKLSRRWSAPASSSAGRRGAPGSRGARRAARTPPPPSAGSRRVRLQLATLEAGPGAAGAGAE